DNA sequence from the Nicotiana tomentosiformis chromosome 3, ASM39032v3, whole genome shotgun sequence genome:
TTCAAAAAGGGCCCAATTTCTATAATAATGTTTATCAGAATCGCTAGTTGTAATAGATCCGCAAGGGAGAAGAAGGCTAAGCTGCCCTCCTCCCCGTCCCTCCGGACCGATCGGAATTTCTTTCGGCTTAAGAAGGCTGCGGTGAGAATGAGAATCACTTCGGAACTCTAGGGGAATGGGCGTTTTAGGGTGGGATCTAAAAGCTCTCCAACGTGTTGCGGAGCCTTCGGCCGTGAGAGGGTGGATGTAATTCAGCTCGAACAACAAAAGCAAAAACAAAGAATCAACATAGATATTTCTCATAGTACTACTGCAAAAGACAAAGAATGccaatatgatatatatatatatatatatatatatatatatatatatatatatgtatctctCTCTTTTGTTTGGCGAAAATATGCAGTATCATCttattgttgcggaagccaaatgtatatagtgtgaatgagtcacaactactataccaaaaattaagacaaccactaaataataaacaagacaataagacaacaataaaagaacaccagaatttacgaggttcagccaattttgcctacttcctcggacacaatcaatattttattccactccaaaattacaagtgaaataatactaaagagagaagatacaaatgccttaagaagataaaaaaggtaaatgagaggtgtgtttaaatcctaaacattaggcctccttttatagggtgaaattcccattcaaaattgtcatccaccgatgtgggacttttgacaatttcaacaaatctccaccttggcaaaattccacatcttcaattttctctcaataacaaattttggttgtgtcttcatcttcaatctttagtgttcaacaatgttgatcaaatccaaacaatgttgaaacttgaccgcagtcaccacttttgtcagcatatcagcagggttctccgtagtatgaattttcttcaccgtgactccaccttcttctatgatttctcgtacgaaatgataccgaacatcaatgtgcttcgtccttgcatgataaacttggttcttcgctaattgaatagcactttgactatcacaaaaaattgtaatatttttttgttcaataccaagctcctttagcaacccctgaagccaaattgcctccttcacagcctccgtaatagccatgtactctgcctctgttgtagacaaagcaactgttgactgcaaagtagacttccaactaactggtgcctttgcaaaagtaaacacataaccagtagttgaccttcgtttgtccagatcacccgcaaaatctgagtcacaatatccaactacagaccgattgccttcctgctcaaaaactaacccaacatctacagtactatgaatataccgtagaatccatttcacagcttgccaatgctcctttcctggattatgcatatatctgctaataactccaacggcttgtgaaatgtcaggtctcgtacaaaccattgcatacatcaagctaccaacagcatttgcgtatggtacccttgacatatactcctgttcagtttcatcctttggcgacatagtagtacttagcttaaaatggggagcaagtggcgtactaattggcttagtcttcttatctatgccaaaacgctgtagtactctcttcaaatattctttctgagataaacagagtttctttgaacgtctatctcttattatctccatgccaagaattttctttgcctcacccagatccttcatctcgaactcctccttcagttgaatcttcaacttatcaatttcttccgaattcttggaagttatcaacatatcatcaacatataggagaagatatacaaaggaaccatcattaagtttgcgcaaatacacacaatgatcgtatttgcttctcttgtacccttgccgcaacataaacttgtcaaatcgcttgtaccattgtctagaagattgtttcaatccgtacaacgatttttcaagtttgcataccatattttcttttccagcaactttgaatccttctggctgagtcatgtagatttcctcctccaagtttccatgtaaaaacgcagtttttacatccatctgaactagttccaaatccaactgtgctaccaaagccaacataattctaatggaggaatgttttacaactggagaaaatacttcattgtaatcaattccctccttttgaacatatcctttggccaccaatcttgctttgtagcgaacatcttcttggttaggaaatccttctttctttgcaaatacccatttgcacccaattgctttctttcccttcgggagattagccaatttccatgtatgattctgataaagggactgcatttctccattcatggcaatcctccacttatctttttctgaactttggattgtgtctttataagtggtaggaacatcatcagctacaattgaggttgcacaagcaaccgtctctatgagacgaacaggtttcgttattgtcctttttggcctgttggttgctattgattcaagttgttgtcgaggttcctgagttgggatctccctctctactggctcttcttccagagggtaatcttcatttgtttcctcctctgcttcttgcgtaggaaaaataaattttccctcaaactccacctgctttgatgcaccaccagtttgtttgacatcttcaactgtcaccttatctgttatggcagattcatcaaaggtaacatctctgctgaatataatattccttgtctctggacaccataagcggtatcctttgactccagaagtaatccccataaatatagccttctttgctctcggatccaattttgactctttcacatgatagtatgcaattgagccaaacacgtgcaaagagtcataatctacagcaggttttccataccatttttcaaatggtgtcttgccatcaatagcagcagatggtagacgattaatgaggtggcatgcatatgtaattgcctcagcccaaaattctttgcccaagccagcattggacaacatacaccgtaccttctccagtaaagttcggttcatacgttctgccactccattctgttgtggtgtatgtctgacagtgaagtgtcggacgatgccatcattttcacagaccttattgaaatgatcatttttgtattcacctccattgtctgtgcgaatacacttgatcctcctgcctgtttgattctccaccatcgttttccatttgagaaaaattcccaacacttcatctttcctcttcattgtatacacccacactcttcgggaaaaatcatcaacaaaggttacaaaatagtgcttcccacccaatgaaggtgttttggaagcaccccaaacatcagagtgtacataatccaaaatgcctttagtattatggatcgttgtaccaaatttaacccttgtctgttttcctttgacacaatgctcgcaaaactccaagttgcaagtctttacgccttttaacaatccttgatcagatagagctttcaaggatttccctccagcatgtcccaagcgcatgtgccatagcctggttgcttctgcctctttgtcatcactggatgtcactgtcgctgtcccaataactgtactaccacgatagcggtacatgttattgttcttccgattggccttcattaccactagtgcaccggagcatattctcatcactccattttctgcaatgattttgaacccttttgattctagggctcccacagagatgagattcttcttcaaacccggtacatatcgaacatctgttaatgttctgatcattccatcatggctccttaatcttattgaaccaatgccatatgaggtaagagggttgttatccgctgtgtggatgactccatattctccttcttgaaaattcacgaaccagtccttgttgggacacatatgatagctacaagccgagtccatcaaccatatgtctgatgatgttgataactctgttgtaactaatgagaagtctgaatcatcacaatcagctacatttgaatccataatggcctttccattgttatgtctggccttattcttcaacttcggacagtctttcttccagtgccccttttctcgacaaaaggcacattcatctttgctgggtctagatctcgacttggatcttcctttcttagtcctcgtttgattttgaggacgacccctcacaattagtgcttctccttctccgcccatctgtttttctccctttctttgttcatagctgtacaaagccgaacaaacttctctgagagaaatttcgtcatttccatggagtagagtagtttcaaggtgctcgtactcattaggaagtgaccccaacaacatcaaggccaagtcaccatcatcaaaagttgcatccatattttgcaaatctgtgaccaacttattgaaactggtgatatgttcattcattgtggtaccaggaacataggtgaagcgaaacagtctcttcttcatgtacaatttattttgactgtttttcttcaaaaatttatcctccagtgctttccataatttacttgcagaagttttctttgtgtatggatatttctgctctctagcaaggtaggatcgaatggtaccgcaagcaacacgattgataattttccaatcttcttctccaataacatctggcttcttttcttcaatggcaagatctagcccttgttgaaaaagaacatctagaacctcgccttgccacatcccaaaatgtcctgacccgtcaaaaatttctaccgcaaatttcgcatttgacacaattcttgtcataagcgaagatgccaacgatgacgtattattgacacttgatgtagattcttcttgtttattgtcttccattttgacacaaatattatttagtaactgacgacacaaatcaagattatttcctttctggtatGGAAGATCAGACTAATCTGCAACCACtgagcatactcagacagaaccttgactcagttaccaagatagatcttttctgatgtggaagatgagactatgctgcaaccacagagcatacttagacagtaccttggctctgataccaattgttgcggaagccaaatgtatatagtgtgaatgagtcacaactactataccaaaaattatgacaaccactaaataataaacaagacaataagacaacaataaaagaacaccagaatttacgaggttcggccaattttgcctacttcctcggacacaatcaatattttattccactccaaaattacaagtgaaataatactaaagagagaagatacaaatgccttaagaagataaaaggcaaatgagaggtgtgtttaaatcctaaacattaggcctccttttatagggtgaaattcccattcaaaattgtcatccaccgatgtgggacttttgacaatttcaacaaatctccaccttggcaaaattccacatcttcaattttctttcTTCAGTAAACACAGAATTGCAGACACGCTCTCAGGACTACTGTCCCTCTTTTGCCTGCGAATAACAAAGAGATGAGCAGGGCCGGCTCTAACGTGACGAGGGGTAAGGCATGTGCCTTAGGGCCCAAATTTGGGgcatcatttttaaaaaaaataaatttataggtatttaaaaaataatatttagtactttttaataaaaaattaaagtttttaatataaaaatgaAATAGAACTCTTTAGATATgtaaataaagtaataatttgaCATATTTAAAAATGTATAGATGAATAGTTTTCGCAACTTTTTACTCCTTCGTTCgataatatatacaaaaattcacTCTCCCTTTCTTAATATGTCCAAGTTAATCTTTCTTTTCTCCAATCTCTTTATATTTCAGAAACCCCTATATATTTTCTGTCTTTCTCTTTAATATTCTTACTCACCTTCTTTCTCCAATATTTTATTACTCACTTTCTTTCTACAAGATTTCATTAGCTTCATTGTTCAACAATACTTTTAAGCTTCCAATAATTCTATACTTCTATTGCTCTATATATCTCAAGAAAAATTAAATGAGCtggctatattatcaattgaataAAGATAATTAGAgaaaatcgattataaaaaagATTATTAACAACTTTGTATTTCAAAAAATTAGaagaatatatttcaaataaaacGTATGTTATAACTATCTTTTAAAAACTTAGGTCACATAATAAACTTTGACCTTAGGCCCGCATATTCTTGACCCGCCCCGGAGATGAGGCTCCATTACATCACTCTGCGTGTGTTCCACTATTCAGTGCCCGTCATTTTCCTGCAGAATCAAATCCAACCATGATTTAAGCGAAAATGAGGAAAAATAAaagcaaacaaaaaaaaaaaggaataaaaaCGAGGGAAAGGAATCATACGAGATATGAGAAAAATCGAGCGGCTGAATGGCACGGGAACGGAGCTGTTCATTATTGCAAGTCCAATCGTAGAATGGGGAGAGAGCAGAATTAGTCGAATACTAAGTTTCGGTCCAGCGGATATGTATTCAGCCACACCTGGGCTCTAAAGCATATGCTCGTCATGTCTGTCCCAGGTAGCGGTGGAACCTCCGCCGGCGCCATTGGCGGCGTCGCCTTCTCGTCCTTCGATTTTTTAACACCATTCAATTCACTACTACTCTATGTAGTACAATGGTAGAGATAGTTCAGTAGTCGCATTTTATTTAGGCGACTATTTTATAAGAATATtactttaaatttaaatttaaatttactTTTACGAATAATTTAAAAGTTTCTATAGTATTTATGATAACTGAAAAAGAATTCAccttttttaacttgaataaaaaaatttaaagtgcacaaatatagaagaaatggaggtttataaataaaataatttcttatCTTACTCTTTATTACATTTACATGCAACTTCACGTTGTACCATTTAGTATATATAGAGTTTAAATTCTGGTATAATGCTTACTATACATTTCAAAAAGAAAAGTAAATGCGTATTTCAAAATCTGAATAAGTGATTTATCAACCGGAACATATACCTTAAAATATAGGTGATATGAGTTTGTTCATTTTTCTAGATTCTTTAGTCCTatatgttttttgttttttttgttattgatatatattttcGGAACACCTGACAAAGAAACGAACACAAATAAGCAAATTGAAGATATAAGCGATACGAAATACTAGAATAGTTAATAAAGAATAGCTAGGCCaattggatatatatatatatttatttatttttttttctgaTCGTCCTAATATATGATTAATAAAGTActtttgatttatcaaaagaaTTATACGTTATTATAGTCAATAAACAAAACCATTGAGGCCTGTAAAAATTTGTCTCACCTAGGGGTAGGGTCCTTCCTTCCCGGGAACCTTTTGCCCCCAAGCCTGTAGCAATTCCATTTAATTTTTCTCCATAATAAACAAATTTTGATGTCTGAAATTCCATCTAAATTCCACAAAACTAATACAAAGAATTTCTGGAAAATTTTCTTCACAAGCAGGACGTCGATGCGGCTTTAAATAGCAGGTATCCTAATTAAAAACCTGAGTGAATTTGCCTCTCAAGGTAATATGCACGTTATTAATCCCAATTTATGTTGAGATTATAACATTAATAAAAGGGTAATTTTCAAGATTGAATGTAGAGTGGCTAATTAGAGATTATGCATTCATGTAGCATATATAGCCATGAATGCTATGTATTTTTGGGTGATCATGTTTGTCCCTTCACCCATACATTTTATGCTAAATAGTTAAGGAAATTGAGAAGGTGGAAAAAGAGAATTTGAGAAATGCCTAATCGTGTTACGGCAAGGGCAAAATCATTTTCTTCCCAACCATCTTTGGCTGAAAAACTAATAGATGATCCTGTAGATCCGAAAAATGCCCAAGGTAGCGTTACATGTGTTTATCAGTCTCATATTGGAGGATATTGGCGTAACGTGACAGTCATATGGAGAAAGCATTTGATGAATCATTCTCTCACCATATCCGTCGATAGCGTAGAAAACGGTGATCACCAAACTTGCAAAATTGATCTTAAAccttggcatttttgggccaaaaaaggTTACAAAACATTTGAGGTAGATGGAAATCAATTGGAGGCATATTGGGACCTAAGATCAGCAAAATTTTCAGGGAGTCCAGAACCATATAAAGATTTCTACGTTGCCTTAGTTTCAGAGGAAGAAGTTGTCATGTTGTTAGGTGATTACAAGAAAAAAGCTTACAAAAGAACCAAATCAAGACCAGCTCTAGTAGATGCCTTGTTGTTTTACAAAAAAGAACATGTATTTGGGAAGAAAAGTTTCTCAACAAGGGCCAAATTtgacaaaaacaaaaaagaaagtgACATTGTCGTAGAAAGCTCAACTTCAGGGCCAAGAGATCCTGAAATGTGGATAAGTATAGATGGGATTGTTTTGATTCACATAAAGAACTTGCAGTGGAAATTCAGGGGAAATCAGACAGTACTAGTGAACAAGCAGCATGTACAAGTATTTTGGGATGTGCATTCTTGGTTGTTTAGTTCACCTGGTTCTAGCCATGGACTGTTTATTTTCAAGCCAGGGGAACTTGAGTTGGACAGTGACAAAGAGGGAAGTAGCGCCGGAGGCGACAGCGATTGCAGCGACCATACGAAGTATTATTCAACGTTGAGCCACTCTAAAGCCTCACCCTTTTGCCTTTTCTTGTGTGCGTGGAAAATTGAGTGATGGAAAAGAACGTATGTGAGCGGGGGAGGGAGAGTATTGCTGACAGGTTCGGACGAACCAGTAACTTTTACTtacattatatttttgtattagAAAATTCATTAAAAATGTAGAAATGTTTAATTATGAATTCAGTAACAAAACGAGCTATGAGTTCGATAATAAGTTTCGGAACCTATAAATTTTAAATCCTGGCTCCGCTTCTTCACGTGAGTGTAAATGAAAGAAGCAGAGCATATATGTGTGGAATGAAATTCATTAGAGATGAGTCGGTTTCAAATTGGCTGAAACTTTCAGAAGAAAAATTATATCCCTCCAAGTCTTTGTGACTTTTGTAAGTTGTGTTCTGTATATTATTCTGCATCAAATGCTTCAGCTTTCTTATTCTGTTATCAGCTCT
Encoded proteins:
- the LOC104113961 gene encoding uncharacterized protein yields the protein MPNRVTARAKSFSSQPSLAEKLIDDPVDPKNAQGSVTCVYQSHIGGYWRNVTVIWRKHLMNHSLTISVDSVENGDHQTCKIDLKPWHFWAKKGYKTFEVDGNQLEAYWDLRSAKFSGSPEPYKDFYVALVSEEEVVMLLGDYKKKAYKRTKSRPALVDALLFYKKEHVFGKKSFSTRAKFDKNKKESDIVVESSTSGPRDPEMWISIDGIVLIHIKNLQWKFRGNQTVLVNKQHVQVFWDVHSWLFSSPGSSHGLFIFKPGELELDSDKEGSSAGGDSDCSDHTKYYSTLSHSKASPFCLFLCAWKIE